GAGATATAAACCCGATAACTAGTAAATATAAGTACTTATTTTAAAATATAATTGATTATTTTACTTGTAAGTTAATACTTATTAGGAGTTATCAATAGACATTTTATGGGAAGTCAGAGATTTTATAATTTTGGATTATCATAATTGTGAGGAATACTTGTACGGTTTAAAACATCTTCGATCTTCTTGATTATCAGCCAATCGTGCATATCATTCTGATGAGCTGAACATAATAGCTCAATTACTACAAGATTCTCAAACTCAATTAGAAATACAATTTTTATATGCTACCTTTTACACTGATTTGGTGACAGGTTTAATTTCCTACTATTTTTATCTAATACTTCGTCAATTTCATGATCAGATAACAAAGTTTTGAACATTTAAAACACTTGCTTTTGCAGATATCTTTGTTGTTCCTTTTTCATGAAATATATGATTTCTTTTTGAAAAGCACGACAATGAGAAAGCATTAATTAAATTTGAAAGTTTCAGTATAAAGTGAAGCATAGTACGAAAACCATGAATCAGCAGGTAATCTAACTAATAAATCACATCTGGACAATAAAAACATCTCTATGATTGAAGCTTCTGCTGTCTCAGATGGTAACTGATCGTGTAATTCTTTACTTACATCATTACCGAAATCCTTATTATATGAAATAACATTATCAAAATTTTTATTTATAAACTCATGAGTTACACTCGAATCTGTAGCAAGAAATAATCTGATATTGTCTAAATTGTAATTAGAGAGAACTTCTTTTATCTTATTTTTAATTTGATTAAGACACTCAGATTCGTTTTCCCACATCTCACTATAGTCACTTCTATACATGGCTTTATTATAATATCTTATATGAAGTCCAATAGTAAAAAAACCTTCAAAATTTTGCTTTGTATATTTATCAATTTTCTCATCAATAAATTTTGCTGGCTTTAATGAATCAAAAAAAGGTTTTAGATCTTTTGAGAAATTATGGTGACACCCTCTAATGAATACAATTCTATTGATGTTATTTAAACTTCCAAGAATTTTTTTTTCCTTTTCAATTGCTCTACGGTAATAATTGTCTTTCAAAGAATATAGAAACTTAGCTTTAAAATTTATCTTCATTAAAAGCCTGTAAGTTAAGGTAATTGCGATATTCATAAAACCAATTGATCGTAATTTAAGAAATAGGTTCACATCAGTTAACTTAATTACTTTTACACCATCAATTACCTCATCTATTTCGAAAAAATAAAAAAAAGAATTTATTTTTTTGTTTGTTAAATATCTAGAGTTTGACCAATTGATAAGAAGATCTCTATCATTATTTTTCGAAAATAACCATGAACATGCAGCTTGGAAAAGATTATCTCCAAAACCTGAATTCCTATAGCAAACAGTAATGTTTTTAGTAGAACTGGATATTTTTAAAAGTTTCTTTAACATAACTAATATCTCGTAATTTGTCATAATTAAATGAAAATTGTATCAAAAGTCAAGCTATACTATTTGAGTAATTTTGAGTTAATTAACATTTTAAATCTTCATTGATCTTATAAATAAAAAAAGTAATTGAATTATTTGCTTATAGATGTTATATATTTAAGAGAGGTATTAACTCAGGACAAATATGAAGAACCCATTGATATTAATAGTTGACGATCATCTCGAAAACATACAGGTTGTAGGCAAAATTCTTAAATTTCGAAATTACGATATATCATTTACAACGAAAAGTAGTGAAGTATTGGATATTGCAAAAATAAAAATTCCAGATCTAATTTTACTAGATATTATGATGCCTGGAGAAAATGGGTTTGAGGTTGCATTAAAGCTGAAAAATGATGATATATTAAAAGAAATTCCAATCATTTTTATAACAGCTTTAGACGATGGAGATAGCATCGTAAAAGCATTTCAGAGTGGCGGTACAGATTACATAGTTAAACCAGTAAATAAAGATGAGCTTATCTCTAGGGTTAAAACTCAATTAGATCTTAAAATGACAAAAGATGAACTCTTGAATAAGAATATTGAGCTTAACAAAATGTTGAAATTTAAAGATCAAATGCTCGGGATGGCTGCACATGATTTAAAAAACCCATTGAATGCAATCTTAGGGTACTCTGAACTTCTTCAATTCAATTTTGAAAATGAAAGTCATAAAAATTCGCAGAAAATTTTAGATACTATGATTGGTATTGCTGTATCAATGGAAAGTTTGTTAAGAGAGATGCTCGATTTATCTGCGATTCAATCAGGAATAATAAAAATACATAACATTCAAACAGACCTTCTAATGCTCTTTAGAAATTGTATATTAAAAAATACTGTTATGGCGGCAAAAAAAAATATCGAGTTGAAATTTCTTTTTAGCAATATACCAGAAACAATTTTAACAGATCCAAATAAAATTGATCAAGTTTTAAGTAATTTAATAAGTAATAGTATTAAATATTCTCATTCTGATACGAAAGTTATAATAAATTTACAATTTATAGATGGTAAAATTGTTTTTTATGTT
This window of the Candidatus Delongbacteria bacterium genome carries:
- a CDS encoding hybrid sensor histidine kinase/response regulator — protein: MILIVDDHLENIQVVGKILKFRNYDISFTTKSSEVLDIAKIKIPDLILLDIMMPGENGFEVALKLKNDDILKEIPIIFITALDDGDSIVKAFQSGGTDYIVKPVNKDELISRVKTQLDLKMTKDELLNKNIELNKMLKFKDQMLGMAAHDLKNPLNAILGYSELLQFNFENESHKNSQKILDTMIGIAVSMESLLREMLDLSAIQSGIIKIHNIQTDLLMLFRNCILKNTVMAAKKNIELKFLFSNIPETILTDPNKIDQVLSNLISNSIKYSHSDTKVIINLQFIDGKIVFYVEDQGQGIPENEKHLVFEPFTRTSVKATGGESSNGLGLAIIKKILEAMNGEIDLITEVGKGSKFTITIPTSDQIR